The genomic region ACCATGCTCTTGATTGTGTTGCCCCAAGCCCTCCGATCGGTGGTCCCGGCCATTGTGGGTCAGTTCATCAGCCTGTTCAAAGACACCTCCCTGGTGACCATCATCGGCCTGACCGACATGCTCGGGGTGGGGTACAGCATCACCAACAACAGCAATTACATCGGCCTGAACAAAGAGGTGTTCATCGGCATTTCGGTGATTTACCTGTGTTTCACCATTCCGATGGCCGCAGCCAGCCGCAGGATCGAAGCCAACTTGAACCGCAGCAAGAGGTAAAACCATGGGTTACACACATCCGGCCCGACTTCAGGGCGCCAAAGACATCATCATCGCCGACAAGGTCAACAAGCATTACGGCAGCTACCATGCCCTCCGTGACGTCAGCATCAACGTCAAACAAGGTGAAGTTGTCGTCATCATTGGGCCTTCCGGCTCTGGGAAAAGCACGTTCATCCGCACCATCAACCACCTTGAGCAGCATCAGGGCGGCAAGATCGTGGTGGATGGCATCGAACTCAACAACGACGTGAAGAACATCGACCAGATTCGCCGGGATGTGGGCATGGTGTTCCAGCAGTTCAACCTGTTCCCCCATTTGACGGTCTTGCAGAACATCACTCTGGCCCCCATTCGGGTGAGGAAGTGGGACAAAAAGAAAGCCGAACAGAAAGCCTACGAGTTGCTGGACCGGGTGGGCATCCGCGAACAGGCCGAGAAATTCCCCGCGCAACTCTCTGGAGGGCAACAGCAGAGGGTGGCAATTGCCAGAGCGTTGGCAATGGAACCGAAGATTCTGCTGTTCGACGAGCCAACCAGTGCGCTGGATCCAGAGATGATCAAGGAAGTGCTGGACGTGATGAAAGAATTGGCGCACTCGGGGATCACCATGCTGGTGGTGACGCACGAGATGGGTTTTGCTCGGGAGGTGGCGGACCGGGTGGTGTTCTTCGACAAGGGAGCGATTGTGGAGGAGGCCACCCCAGAGGATTTTTATAATAACCCGCAGCATGAACGCTCCAAGTTGTTTTTGAGTCAGATCCTCGGGCACTAGAGGACGTGTGACTGAGAGCATATGTAGGGGCGAGGCACGCCTCGCCCCTACATTTCCCTTGACAATATTTTATACGGATCACACGATGCTCTCGGCTCTCGGCTCTCGGCCCTTGGCCTTCGGCCTTCTCACTGCACAAACGCTTCAATGTCGGTGTTTTTGATGCTGAAGGTCCTCGACACCCCTTTGGCATCGGTGGTGACGCCCCAGAGCGCGTGGGCAATTTCCATGGTGGCTTTCTGGTGGGTGACCAGAATGAACTGGCTGCCTTTGGATGCCAGCAGCTTCAGGAAGTGGGTGAACCTGCGGATGTTGGCCTCGTCCAGAGGGGCGTCCACTTCATCAAGGATGGCGATGGGCAGGCCACGCTGGTCCTCTGGGGCTTCTGAGAGGGCAAACAGGAAGGCCAGACCGACCATGGTTCTCTCCCCTGCCGAGAGCAGGTGGATGTTCCGGGTGCGTTTGCTGCGGGGTTGCACCACCATGCTCATGCCCACAGGCTTTCCGGCTTCGTCCTGATCGAGTTGCAGTTCTCCAAGGCCACCCAGCAGTTCCTGTGCATAACTGGAAAATGCGGTTTTGACCCGTTCAAAAGCCTGAAACAGTTTCTGGTGGATGTCTTGCCTCAGGTCGCGCAGGGCATTTCGGATCTGTTCAATGGCCTGACGGGTATCCGAAATGTCTTTTTCCATGGTCTGCAGCTTGGCCGATTCCTGCTCAAATTCCTGTTCGGCCAGAGCGTTGATGGCCCCGAGGTCCAGCAGCATGCGTTCAAGGGTCTGGATGCGGGAGGTCCAGAGCCGTGCATCTCCGGCAGGCAGGGTTTCGGGTTCCTGCACTTCACCGAGGTCCTGACGCTGGGTTTCTTTGCGTGCGAGGTTCAGGCGGGTGTTTTCCAGTGCGCGTTGCAGTTCGGCGGTTCTGCGGGTCAGGGCAGCGTGTTGCTCGTTGAGCTGCTGGTATTCTTTTTCCAGAGGGGCCAGTTCAGGACGGCTCAGGGCGGCCAGTTTGCTCTGGTGCACCTGCAGTTCACGCTGGTGGTTGTCCAGATTGAGCAGGTACCCCTGAATCTGTCCGGTCAGCCTGCTGTGTTTTTCTCGGGCGGTGATGAGGCGTTGTTGTTCTTGCAGGTGGTGCTGGTAAGCGGTGTGCTTTTCCCGCACTTCGTGCAGTCTGGACAGACCCTGTTGTTCTTGCTGGCGGATGTTTTCAATGTCCTGACGGATGCCTGTAATGCTGGCCTCCAGCACCTCTACACCCTCAAAGGCAGGTCCAGAGGAAGTGGACTCCATGCGCCCACTCAGGCTTCTGAGCTGGGCCTGCAAAGCATCCCTGCGGGCAGCAAGCTGGGTGACGGTGCGCTCCAGAGCCCCTTCCTGTCCTTTTTCCTGCTGGTGTTTCAGGCGCAAGGTTCGCACCTGATCTTCGAGGCTTTTCAGCAGGTCTTCGATGTGGCGTTCCTGCTTGCGGGCCTTGTCGGCCTTGCGGTCCAGTTCATCAAGTTCGTCTTGCAGGTCGTGGTAACGGCGCTGGTCTGCCAGCACGGTCAGACCCGAGTCCTTGAGTTTTCCTCCGGTCACGGCTCCGGTGGCTTCAATCACTTCACCGTCCAGGGTGACCAATCGGGGCCTCTGGGGGTAACTGCGGGCAAGTCGGGTGGCGGTGGGGTGGTCCTGCACCATCAGGGTGTCCCCGAGCAGGTGTTCGCTGATCAAGGGGGGATCGCTGGGGCATTTGTTGTGGGCGTATCCCAGCACGCCACGCTCGGAGAGCAAACGCTGGTCCGGACGCACCCTCGATTTGATGAGGTCCAGAGGCAGGAAGGTGGCCCTTCCTCCTGCGCGTTTCAGGTGTTCAATGATTTGCTGGGCCACCTGTGCGTTTTGCACCACCACCTGTTCAAGACGGCGTCCCAGAGCAGCCGTGATGGCGGTTTCGTATTCTTCTGGAACGTTCAGGCAGTCTGCGACGCTGCCAATGATGCCGTCGATGTCGCTGTTCAGGGCATTTCTGGAACCTTCTCCGTACCTTGCGTAGCTGTTCAGGACCACTTCCAGACGCTTGAGTTCCCGTTCCAGTGGGGCTTTTTCGTTGTTGGCTCTGGAGAGGTCGTTTTTGGCGGTTTGCAGGTCTTTGCGTGCCGTTTCAAAAGCATCCAGCGTGTTCCGGTACTGCTCTTCGGTGGAGGTAACAGTCTGGCGAAGTTCCAAAAGTTGATGCTCAGCGGTGTGCAGAGCCTGCTGATCTTCTGCAATCTGGGCTTGCAGGCGTTCGGCTTCCTGCTGAAGGGTGACGTGCTGGGCTTCTTCTCTGGCGGCTTCTTGAGCACGGGTGTAGGCCTGTTTCAATTCGTTTTCTGCGGCCTGCAAACGGCGCTCTGCACTCTGGAGACGCACCTTCAGGGACCTCAGGGACGCTTCGATCTGAACGGCATCTTCCTGTGGTTTTTCTGGAACAGGCAAGCCTTCCAGAGCTTCCATTTCAGACAGCACATGCTGCTGGTCCTGCTGAAGCAAATCCAGATACTTTTCGGTGTCCCGAACCCGCTCCTCTGCGGTTTTGATCAGGCGCAGGGTGCTTTCGTATTCCGCCCGTTCGACACCAGCAGCCTGCAAGGCCAGACGCAAAGTTTCCTGACGGGTCTGGATGCCAGAGAAGCCTTCTGCTGCGGCTCTCACGTCGGTTTGCAGTTGCTGTTCTTGCTGCTGCAATTCTTGCAGTTCTCGGCTGAGGCTCTGGTGTTTGGACCACTGCACCGCTTGTGAAAGCAGTTGAAGTTCTTGGGTGTACTGGTGGTGCTTGCGGGCGGCTTCGGCTTCTTTGTGAAGCTGTTCGGTGCGTTCACGGAGCCCCGAGGCCAGCAACTCCAGTTGTTCCAGATGCTTTTCCACCTCGATCAGGCGGTCAAGGGTTTGTTTTTCGCGGTGGGTGAGGGCGCTCAGGCCTGCCGCTTCTTCCAGATACCCGAGCAGGGTCTTGCTGTCGGCGGTCACCACCCCGGAGACTTCCCCCTGACCGATGGCTGCGAGGCCACCGGGACCCAGACCGCTGCCCCTCAGGGCATTCTGGATGTCCCGGACCAGCACATTTTTGCCCAGCAGTTCCTGTTCGGTGTCTCCATCCCGGTACACCCGACGGGCCAGATTGAGGCGCTCGGGAAGGTTGCTGCGGTGCATTCCCGAGAGCTCCAGCATCACCTCGGCCAGCCCGAGGGAACTTTTGCCCTGACTGCCGTGAAAAATCAGCTCGGTGGCGTTGCCAGCCCGGAGTTCGCGCACTCTGGCGGTGTGGGTGGCCCAGCGGATCGCTTCGATGACATTGCTTTTTCCGCTGCCGTTGGGGCCAATCACAGCGTTGATGCCAGACACAAATTCAATGCGGGTTTTTTCTCCGAAACTCTTGAAGCCTTGCAGGCTGATGGATTCAATTCTCAAGGACAGCTCTCCCGGTTAAACGCGTTGCGCAGGTCCACGTGGCCTGCCAGGCTTTCCACGGTTTTTCCATCCACCATGAAAGCCACATCCAGATTGTTGGGGTTCAGGTCCAGCAAGGTGCGGGTGATGGTGCACACCAACAGCAACTCCGAAGTGCTGCCAAAAGTCTGGTTTTTCCATGCTGCCGGAAGGTTCACATAATAATGCCCTTCGCGGGTGAACACATCTGGCACTTCACCCGTTTTGGGAAGTGTGGACACGCTGCCTTCGGCCTTGGGGCCATCCATCAGGGCTTTCAGGGCCGTTCTGGCAAAGGTGGTTTCATTGTCCACAGCAAGTTCGATGGTGCGCTCTTCGGTGCGGTACTTTTCCAGAGCCGCATCGTTGAAGTACAGGCGCACATTTTTGCTGACGGTGGCTGGCCCGGTGTTCAATTCATACTCGGGCACTTTGGGGGGCAAAGTCACCACGTAATAGAAAATCCCGGCTGCAGCCAGCAACAGCAAACAGATGATGTTCACAGGGGTCAGCACTTTGTTCATGGCTTGGGGTCCTTGTTGGGGGTTTCGGTGGCTTTCTGGTCTTTGGGGGTCAAGTAAACGGTGATGCCTCTGGCAAGCGCGAGGGACAGGGTGTCCAGATAGGAGGTGTCTTTCAGACGGGCAAGGTCCTGAGGGTTCTCGGGAAAGCCAATTTCCACCATCAGGGCAGCCTTGGGGGCCTCTGCCAGCAGGTACAGGTCACGGGTGGGCCTGAGGCGGGTGTCGATTTTGACCCGCGAAAGTTCTGTCCGTACAGTGTCCCCAAAGGTTTTCAGGGATTCTGTGCTGGTCACGCCCAGAGACGGCTGGGCTTCGCCTCGCATCTGCCGGATGTATTCGAGGTGTTCATCGCCAGACTGGTAGGACAGGACCACGCCTGTCTGGTTGTTTCCGGGGGCATACCCGAGATGCACACTGACAAAAGCATCACTGGTGCGGGCCAGAGCTGCACGTTCGGTCAGAGACACCGCCACATCATTGGTGCGGGTGTATTTGACGGTCCAGCCTGCTTTGGAAAGGGCCTGTCCCATGCGACGCACCACTTCAAGGGTCAGTTCTTTTTCGATGACCCCTCGGGTGCCTCCGGTGTCGTTGCCTCCATGGCCAGCGTCCAGCACGATCACGGGCTTCAGGAGGCGCTGTTCCAGAGCGGTCTGCTTGCTCTGGAACGAGGTCCCCACATCCAGCACCAGTCGGGCTTTCTTGTCGGAAAGCGGCGAGAAGTAAAACTGGTAACCCGCACCTTTGGGCAAGGGGGCCTGAATGAGCAGGTCATTTCCGGCCACTTCTGCCTTGATTTTGGGCAGGAATTTGCCAGTGGTGGTGTAAGTGGTGCTTTTCCCGGAGATGTTTTTGACCAGCAATTTGACTTCGGTGCTGCTGGACTGGTCGAGCACCCGCACATTCTGGTCGATTTCAAAAACCACCCGGTCTGCTTTGGCATCCACTTTCGAGGCGACATTGCCCAGCGTGGCTCTGGGAATCACCAGTTGGTTGCCCGAGTAACTGATTTGCAAGGCAGAGGCCACCTGCTGCACAGGCACAAAAACCCCACGGTTCACCAGAATGGCTGGAAACCCGGTGGTGGTCTGGTCGTTGACCTGCACGTAATAGTTCTGGGTGATGCCTGCAACAGGGTTGGTTTCGATGGGCAACGTCAGGGTGTTTTTTCCGTAACGCACACGCACGGTGCTGCGGTCCACAGAAACCAGAAAGTAAGGGCTCAGAAATTCTGCCCTCACATAGCCAACCCCGTAGTAACTGATGCTCTGGACCCGCTGGTCCCCAATGCCCAGAGATTGCAGGGTGTACTGGGCAAAAGCGGTCTGGAGCAACAGCAACAGGAGGACAACAAAACGTTTCACAATTCCCTGAGTTCCCGTTTCATGGTTTTTTCTGCCTCTGCACGGCGCTTGTCATGCAGCTTTTTGCCTCGGGCCACCGCCACCTCCACTTTGATGTACTGGCCTTTGAAATACAACTTGGTGGGGATCAGGGTCAGGCCTTTTTGCACCAGAGCTTTTCTCAGCTTGACAATCTCTGAACGGTTGAGCAGCAGACGGCGCTTGCGGCGCGGCTCGTGGTTGTTGTAAGAGCCTTTGTCGTAAATGGGGATGTAAAGCCCTTCCAGTTCAATGTTGCCATTCTCCAGACGGGCAAATGCGTCACGAAAATCCACGCCTCCAGCACGGATGCTTTTCACTTCCGTTCCGGTCAGGACGATGCCAGCCTCATAACGCTCCAAAATTTCATACTCGAAGTTCGCACGACGGTTTACGTACACGACTGACATTCTATCCTCTTTTCTTGAACGTGTCCTTAGATCACATGAGCCAGAGGGGGCCTTCAAAACCCCGAATGGGTCTGATCCAGCAGGCTTTTTTCAGGGTTTGATGCCCACCGCAACAAAATGAGGGCTCAAAATGGGGTCTTTTTCCACCAGACGGGCCGTTTCCAAAATGCGAGTCCGTTTTCCATGATCCTGCCAAGCCATTTCGAAATCTGGAATGGCCCATGCCGGCCCTTCAATCCCGAGCATCTCTTGCACCTGAAATCCAGCCTGCTCCAGTTCGGCCTTCATGTGCTCTGGATGGTGAAAAAAAGCATCCATGAACAAATTGGGCCAGCTTTCGGGCTTGTGGTGCAGTCCCGTGTTCACTTCCTGCTGCACCATCTCAAAATAATCCAGATCCCAGAGCCATTCCCGATGAATTCCCACCATCAGGGAGGCCGTGTGGGTGATGCCACACGCCAGCACTTTCCCTCCGGTTTTCAACACCCTGAAGGCTTCTGTCAGGGCCTGATGTCGGTCACCCTGTTCCATCAGGTGATACAGGGGGCCTTGCAACAACACCACGTCCATGGAGGCACTGTCAAAAGGCAAAGCACGGGCATCTCCCACCTGAATGGAGGCCAGAGCAGGCACCCCTTCAGCGTTCGTCAGATTTTGAGCTTCATGGATGTGCTCTGGTGAGAGGTCCAGCAAATGCACCTGATGTCCCAGAGCAGCCAACCAGAAGGCATAAACCCCATGGGCTCCTCCAACATCCGCAATGAAAGCAGGGCATTCTGGCACATGTTTCAAGACCATTTCGCGGGTTCTTTGGTGTTCCAGAGGTCCAATCCCTCTGGACAGACGAGCAAATTCATTTCCAGTGGCATAAAAATGCTGAATTTCAGAAGCAGTGTCCATGGGAACATCCTAAACAAAAAAGCACTCTGGCAACATTGCCAGAGTGCTTAAGAAGGTGTGCTTAACCTTTGACCGAACCGGCCAAGAGTCCACGGATGAAGTACTTGCCGAGGAAGATGTACACCAGCAGGGTGGGCAGGGCAGCCAACAGGCTTCCGGCCATGGGGAGGTTCCATTTGACGGCCTCGCCACCGGCCAGTTGGGCCAGAGCCACCGTGATCGGCTGGGAGTCGATGTTGGTGAGGGTCACAGCGAACAGGAACTCGTTCCAGACCTGGGTGAACTGCCAGATGATCACCACCACAAAACCCGGAATGGAGATGGGCAGGATGATGTTGCGGTACGCCTGGAAGAAGCCTGCACCGTCGATTTTGGCGGCTTCCATCAGTTCGTCGGGCACTTCAGAGTAGTAGTTCTTGAAGATCAGGGTGGTGATGGGAATCCCGTAAATCACGTGGACCAGCACCAGTCCCCAGATGGAGCCGTACAATCCCAGGCTTTTCAGGGTCTGGAAGATGGGAATCAGGGTGCTCTGGTAAGGAATGAACATCCCGAACAGCATCAGGGCAAACAGCAGATCGCTGCCCCAGAATTTCCATTTGGAAAGGATGTAGCCGTTCAGGGAGCCCAGCATGGCAGACAGCAAGGTGGCCGTGATGGTCAGGATCAGGCTGTTCTGGAATTTGGGCAGGAACAGGTTCATGGCTTCTGCAAAACCCTGCCAGTTGGGAACGGTGGGAGGAATCCATGCTGTGGCCAGATTGATGTTGGCCGGATCTTTGAACGCAGTGATCACCACCATGTACATGGGGATCAGGAAGAACAAGGAGGTGATCCCGAGCACCACGTAAACCACAGGAAGCGGAATCAGGGATTTGTGGGCACTGCCGTGGGCAGCAGCCTGAGGGGCAGCCTTGGTCATCTGCGGTCCTTTCTCAAAGAGGTGTACAGGTAGGGCACGATCACTGCGGCAACCATCACGAGGAGCACCATGGAGATGGCGGCACCTTTGGCGAACTGGTTGCTGCGGAAACTGGTCAGGTACATCAAGAGGGCAGGCACGTCGGTGGTGGCATTGTCTGCACCTGCCATGGCAAACACCAGGTCGAAGATCTTCAGGCTGATGTGACCCAGAATGATGATGGCACTCAGGGTGATGGGGGTCAGCAAGGGGAAGATCACTTTCTGGTAAATCTGAATTTCTGTGCAGCCGTCCACACGTGCAGCTTCACGCAGGTCCTCGGGCACACCGCGGATCCCTGCAAGGTACAGGGCCATGGTGTATCCGGCCATTTGCCACACGGCAGCAATAATGATTCCAACAAAAGCGAGGTTGAAGCCGTGGGTCTCTGGAAGGGGATACAGCCACTCGGCTCCTCTGCCCCAGATGGAACCCCAGACGATCAGAACCAGAGCGGAGACCAGTGCCACAATCATGCGGGTCTGGTTGCGCTGGGTGAACGCCTGATAGGCAATCCAGAAGAACACCAGTCCCACCACCAGAGCGGTGTAAAAGGGGATGTCCTGCCAGTTGAACTGGAAAATCTGGTCCCGGGAGTTGAGCCACTGGAATTGGGTTCCGAACAGCTGGTTGAAGCCCCCCTCGGGTTGCAGCAGCCAGCGCCAGATGGTCCCGGTCACAATGAAACTCAGGGACATGGGGAAAAGAAACAGGGTGCGGAAGAAACTTTCACCTTTGGGATTCTGGTCCAGCATCACAGCAAGAACCAGTCCCATGCCCAGACTGCCAGCAATGAAAAAGACGGTGAAGAACAAAGTGGAAACCAGGTCCTGACGGAAACGTTGGTCCAGCAGGCCAGTGAACAGTTCTTTGTAGTTTTCAAAACCGATGTACTTCAGCTGGGGCTCCAGAGCCAGAGCCTGTGCAGGGTCACGCCCCCAGTCGGTGAGGGAGGTGTACATGGTCTGGCCAATGAAACCGTAAACAAAAATGCCCACCAGAATGATGCTCGGGATGAGCAACAGGGCAGCAAAGATGCGGTCCATGTCCAGTGGTTTGCGGGTGGCCGTCTTGGGAGACGGAGTGTTCTTAAGGATGGGTTGTTTTGCATTCGCCATGGTGCGGCTCCTGATGGTGTACACAACACAGAACGCCAAAAAATTCCTGCCTGTTCTTGGGAAGGAAGGAAAGAAGACGTTCTGTCTCCCTGTGAAAAGGGGCCAGCTCACCCTCCGGTGAACTGACCCTCGGGAGTTTTAGGAGTTGTGTGGGGAAATCTTACTTGCCCAGGTTGGTCTGGGTGGCAATGGCTTCTGCAGCATTGGCAGCTTTGGAAGCGCTCTTGGTGGACAGGTAGATTTCCATCACGGTGGCGAAGTTGCTCATGAAAGCTTCGTTGGCAGCAGCGCCGTGCACCAGGCTGCCCACGATCTTGTTGGTGCGGAAGTCTTTTGCAGCAGACTGGGAGTACTTGTTGTACTTGCTGAGGTCAGAGTCATTGCGGGGAGAGATGGAACCCTTGATGGGGTTGAAGGCATCCTGTCCAGCTTTGGAACCAATCAGGCGCAGCCAGTTCATGACTTCGGTTTTGTTCTTCACGCCTTTGGGCAGGCCGAAGGCGTCTGCCAGCATGATGAAGGTACCGCCGGTGCCGGGGGAAGGCACATAGCCGAAGCCCACTCCGGGTTCGAGTTTCAGGGTGGTGGAGAGGTATCCAGCAGCCCAGTCGCCCATGATGTTGAAGGCAGCGTCGCCAGCGACGACTTTATCCACAGCCTGTTGCCAGCTGAGGCCAGAGGCATCGGAGTTGGTGCAGGCCAGCACTTTACCGAAGTTTTCCCAGACTTTCACAGCTTTGGGGCTGTTGAATTTCAGTTTGCGGTTCCAGAGGTTCAGGTAGTCGGCGGGACCGAGGGTGCCCAGAGCCACGCTTTCCCACAGGTGCTGCTGGGTCCAGTTTTCACCGAGGGCCAGAGGGGTTACGCCTTTGGCTTGTAGGGATTTGCAGACCGTGAAGAATTGATCCCAGGTTTTGGGAGGGGTGATGCCCCACTCTTTGAGTTTGCTGGGGACGTACCACATCACGTTGGAGCGGTGAACGTTGACCGGAACCACCCAGGGTTTGCCGTTGGTGCTGATCAGGTCCAGCAGGCCTTTGGGGTAAACCTTGTTCCAGTTTTGCTCTTTGTAGAGTGCGCTGAGGTCTTCCATGCGGCCTGCAGCCACCCAGGTACCGGTCAGTTCTTGACCTGCGTGCACCTGGAAGGAGTCTGGTGGATCGCCACCGAGCATGCGGGTTTTCAGCACTGCACGGGCGTTCACACCGGACCCGCCGGTCACGGTGGCGTTTTGCACATCTACGTTGGGGTACTTGGCTTTGTACTGTTTGATGAGGGCTTCCAGAGCGGGTCCTTCATCTCCAGCCCACCAGGAGAAGATCTCCAGTTGCTTGGACTGGGCTGCAGCAGAGGCGGCCAGCAGCGAAACGGTTACAGCGGCGAGTACTTTCTTCATGGTTGCTCCCTTTCCACCTTGATCAGAT from Deinococcus misasensis DSM 22328 harbors:
- a CDS encoding ABC transporter substrate-binding protein; this translates as MKKVLAAVTVSLLAASAAAQSKQLEIFSWWAGDEGPALEALIKQYKAKYPNVDVQNATVTGGSGVNARAVLKTRMLGGDPPDSFQVHAGQELTGTWVAAGRMEDLSALYKEQNWNKVYPKGLLDLISTNGKPWVVPVNVHRSNVMWYVPSKLKEWGITPPKTWDQFFTVCKSLQAKGVTPLALGENWTQQHLWESVALGTLGPADYLNLWNRKLKFNSPKAVKVWENFGKVLACTNSDASGLSWQQAVDKVVAGDAAFNIMGDWAAGYLSTTLKLEPGVGFGYVPSPGTGGTFIMLADAFGLPKGVKNKTEVMNWLRLIGSKAGQDAFNPIKGSISPRNDSDLSKYNKYSQSAAKDFRTNKIVGSLVHGAAANEAFMSNFATVMEIYLSTKSASKAANAAEAIATQTNLGK
- the smpB gene encoding SsrA-binding protein SmpB; protein product: MKAPSGSCDLRTRSRKEDRMSVVYVNRRANFEYEILERYEAGIVLTGTEVKSIRAGGVDFRDAFARLENGNIELEGLYIPIYDKGSYNNHEPRRKRRLLLNRSEIVKLRKALVQKGLTLIPTKLYFKGQYIKVEVAVARGKKLHDKRRAEAEKTMKRELREL
- a CDS encoding GerMN domain-containing protein, with product MNKVLTPVNIICLLLLAAAGIFYYVVTLPPKVPEYELNTGPATVSKNVRLYFNDAALEKYRTEERTIELAVDNETTFARTALKALMDGPKAEGSVSTLPKTGEVPDVFTREGHYYVNLPAAWKNQTFGSTSELLLVCTITRTLLDLNPNNLDVAFMVDGKTVESLAGHVDLRNAFNRESCP
- a CDS encoding ABC transporter permease subunit: TMLLIVLPQALRSVVPAIVGQFISLFKDTSLVTIIGLTDMLGVGYSITNNSNYIGLNKEVFIGISVIYLCFTIPMAAASRRIEANLNRSKR
- the smc gene encoding chromosome segregation protein SMC, whose translation is MRIESISLQGFKSFGEKTRIEFVSGINAVIGPNGSGKSNVIEAIRWATHTARVRELRAGNATELIFHGSQGKSSLGLAEVMLELSGMHRSNLPERLNLARRVYRDGDTEQELLGKNVLVRDIQNALRGSGLGPGGLAAIGQGEVSGVVTADSKTLLGYLEEAAGLSALTHREKQTLDRLIEVEKHLEQLELLASGLRERTEQLHKEAEAARKHHQYTQELQLLSQAVQWSKHQSLSRELQELQQQEQQLQTDVRAAAEGFSGIQTRQETLRLALQAAGVERAEYESTLRLIKTAEERVRDTEKYLDLLQQDQQHVLSEMEALEGLPVPEKPQEDAVQIEASLRSLKVRLQSAERRLQAAENELKQAYTRAQEAAREEAQHVTLQQEAERLQAQIAEDQQALHTAEHQLLELRQTVTSTEEQYRNTLDAFETARKDLQTAKNDLSRANNEKAPLERELKRLEVVLNSYARYGEGSRNALNSDIDGIIGSVADCLNVPEEYETAITAALGRRLEQVVVQNAQVAQQIIEHLKRAGGRATFLPLDLIKSRVRPDQRLLSERGVLGYAHNKCPSDPPLISEHLLGDTLMVQDHPTATRLARSYPQRPRLVTLDGEVIEATGAVTGGKLKDSGLTVLADQRRYHDLQDELDELDRKADKARKQERHIEDLLKSLEDQVRTLRLKHQQEKGQEGALERTVTQLAARRDALQAQLRSLSGRMESTSSGPAFEGVEVLEASITGIRQDIENIRQQEQQGLSRLHEVREKHTAYQHHLQEQQRLITAREKHSRLTGQIQGYLLNLDNHQRELQVHQSKLAALSRPELAPLEKEYQQLNEQHAALTRRTAELQRALENTRLNLARKETQRQDLGEVQEPETLPAGDARLWTSRIQTLERMLLDLGAINALAEQEFEQESAKLQTMEKDISDTRQAIEQIRNALRDLRQDIHQKLFQAFERVKTAFSSYAQELLGGLGELQLDQDEAGKPVGMSMVVQPRSKRTRNIHLLSAGERTMVGLAFLFALSEAPEDQRGLPIAILDEVDAPLDEANIRRFTHFLKLLASKGSQFILVTHQKATMEIAHALWGVTTDAKGVSRTFSIKNTDIEAFVQ
- a CDS encoding amino acid ABC transporter ATP-binding protein, with amino-acid sequence MGYTHPARLQGAKDIIIADKVNKHYGSYHALRDVSINVKQGEVVVIIGPSGSGKSTFIRTINHLEQHQGGKIVVDGIELNNDVKNIDQIRRDVGMVFQQFNLFPHLTVLQNITLAPIRVRKWDKKKAEQKAYELLDRVGIREQAEKFPAQLSGGQQQRVAIARALAMEPKILLFDEPTSALDPEMIKEVLDVMKELAHSGITMLVVTHEMGFAREVADRVVFFDKGAIVEEATPEDFYNNPQHERSKLFLSQILGH
- a CDS encoding carbohydrate ABC transporter permease produces the protein MANAKQPILKNTPSPKTATRKPLDMDRIFAALLLIPSIILVGIFVYGFIGQTMYTSLTDWGRDPAQALALEPQLKYIGFENYKELFTGLLDQRFRQDLVSTLFFTVFFIAGSLGMGLVLAVMLDQNPKGESFFRTLFLFPMSLSFIVTGTIWRWLLQPEGGFNQLFGTQFQWLNSRDQIFQFNWQDIPFYTALVVGLVFFWIAYQAFTQRNQTRMIVALVSALVLIVWGSIWGRGAEWLYPLPETHGFNLAFVGIIIAAVWQMAGYTMALYLAGIRGVPEDLREAARVDGCTEIQIYQKVIFPLLTPITLSAIIILGHISLKIFDLVFAMAGADNATTDVPALLMYLTSFRSNQFAKGAAISMVLLVMVAAVIVPYLYTSLRKDRR
- a CDS encoding class I SAM-dependent methyltransferase; protein product: MDTASEIQHFYATGNEFARLSRGIGPLEHQRTREMVLKHVPECPAFIADVGGAHGVYAFWLAALGHQVHLLDLSPEHIHEAQNLTNAEGVPALASIQVGDARALPFDSASMDVVLLQGPLYHLMEQGDRHQALTEAFRVLKTGGKVLACGITHTASLMVGIHREWLWDLDYFEMVQQEVNTGLHHKPESWPNLFMDAFFHHPEHMKAELEQAGFQVQEMLGIEGPAWAIPDFEMAWQDHGKRTRILETARLVEKDPILSPHFVAVGIKP
- a CDS encoding N-acetylmuramoyl-L-alanine amidase family protein: MKRFVVLLLLLLQTAFAQYTLQSLGIGDQRVQSISYYGVGYVRAEFLSPYFLVSVDRSTVRVRYGKNTLTLPIETNPVAGITQNYYVQVNDQTTTGFPAILVNRGVFVPVQQVASALQISYSGNQLVIPRATLGNVASKVDAKADRVVFEIDQNVRVLDQSSSTEVKLLVKNISGKSTTYTTTGKFLPKIKAEVAGNDLLIQAPLPKGAGYQFYFSPLSDKKARLVLDVGTSFQSKQTALEQRLLKPVIVLDAGHGGNDTGGTRGVIEKELTLEVVRRMGQALSKAGWTVKYTRTNDVAVSLTERAALARTSDAFVSVHLGYAPGNNQTGVVLSYQSGDEHLEYIRQMRGEAQPSLGVTSTESLKTFGDTVRTELSRVKIDTRLRPTRDLYLLAEAPKAALMVEIGFPENPQDLARLKDTSYLDTLSLALARGITVYLTPKDQKATETPNKDPKP
- a CDS encoding carbohydrate ABC transporter permease; amino-acid sequence: MTKAAPQAAAHGSAHKSLIPLPVVYVVLGITSLFFLIPMYMVVITAFKDPANINLATAWIPPTVPNWQGFAEAMNLFLPKFQNSLILTITATLLSAMLGSLNGYILSKWKFWGSDLLFALMLFGMFIPYQSTLIPIFQTLKSLGLYGSIWGLVLVHVIYGIPITTLIFKNYYSEVPDELMEAAKIDGAGFFQAYRNIILPISIPGFVVVIIWQFTQVWNEFLFAVTLTNIDSQPITVALAQLAGGEAVKWNLPMAGSLLAALPTLLVYIFLGKYFIRGLLAGSVKG